The Glycine soja cultivar W05 chromosome 8, ASM419377v2, whole genome shotgun sequence genome has a window encoding:
- the LOC114422346 gene encoding protein FAR1-RELATED SEQUENCE 11-like, with protein MGEGSTSTRDMSTDKINVDLNEYPIEDISLENGYSGTVSEHFDHDIVANDVLEVEEIETYEKENIVSSSQNIEINEFAEEVDRDETYNETNIVPFVGQIFLSEEEAFAFYKRYAYQHGFSVRKGRFIKRNGIMRRRDFFCHREGRSSLKIIEPLKEQRNRESTRCECKAYLRISLQKSHDIFPSEWRVTKFVVEHNHVLLTQSEVRFLPANRTISEDDIERIFLLKEGGLSVRQLMRVIELEKNVKHGYLPFIERDIRNLFVKTKKKFERNDAKDLLKYCEDAKKSCSKFHYAYTLDEERRLEHIFWSPASCSDWYQKYGDVVVFDTTYKVNSYEMPFGIFVGMNSHGKTVLFGCALLRNETISAFRWLMKTFISLMKKPPKTILTDQDPWMKEAISKDLPSTKHSFCIWHITFKFSSWFNAILRDKYSKWCSDFYELYKLETCEEFEHQWPKVVAKYNLQSNKHVKGLYEIRNYWALAYLRDHFFGGMTTTGRSESINAFIKRFINSHTSLSDFTKQVDVAIDDIKQKEDHDIMLEKCKRINLKLMSPLQEQAHGVLTRFAFQKFQEEFERSTQYSIHHENGNEFVLRYYKDANSRKHMVFWDGKIATCSCKYFEFWGILCRHILSIFLHKDCHEIPSNYLPSRWRLQTSHDDDEVDPQQVNVVFEEQVDVVHCPPPSKTKGRPKRRRLKGGKELSHNMNTCGLCKDVGHNIVTCPLKENTQFSGHTNKKKKICKDANLNPILLPKV; from the exons ATGGGGGAAGGTAGTACTAGTACTAGAGATATGAGCACCgataaaataaatgttgattTAAATGAATATCCAATTGAAGATATTTCTTTAGAGAATGGTTATTCAGGAACAGTTAGTGAACATTTTGATCATGATATTGTGGCAAATGATGTATTAGAAGTTGAGGAAATTGAAACTTatgagaaagaaaatattgtgtCTTCTAGTCAGAATATTGAGATAAATGAATTTGCAGAAGAAGTTGATAGAGATGAAACTTATAATGAGACAAATATTGTTCCTTTTGTTGGTCAAATTTTTCTTAGCGAGGAAGAAGCATTTGCATTTTATAAGAGGTATGCATATCAGCATGGGTTCTCTGTTCGAAAAGGTAGATTCATCAAACGAAATGGAATTATGAGGAGGCGTGATTTTTTTTGCCATCGTGAAGGTAGAAGCTCGTTGAAAATCATAGAACCATTAAAAGAACAGAGAAACAGAGAATCAACAAGGTGTGAATGTAAAGCTTATTTAAGAATTTCATTGCAGAAGTCTCATGATATATTTCCAAGTGAGTGGCGAGTTACAAAGTTTGTTGTTGAACATAACCATGTTTTGCTAACCCAATCAGAAGTGCGTTTTTTACCGGCTAACCGAACTATCTCTGAAGATGATATTGAACGCATTTTCTTGTTAAAAGAAGGGGGGCTTTCAGTTAGACAATTGATGCGTGTCATAGAATTAGAGAAAAATGTGAAGCATGGTTATCTTCCATTTATTGAAAGGGACATTCGTAATCTTTTTGTGAAAACCaagaaaaaatttgaaagaaatgatgccAAAGATCTTCTCAAGTACTGTGAGGATGCAAAAAAGAGTTGCTCTAAATTTCATTATGCATATACACTTGATGAAGAGAGAAGGTTAGAGCATATTTTTTGGTCTCCTGCTTCTTGCTCTGATTGGTACCAAAAATATGgtgatgttgttgtgtttgataCTACATACAAGGTCAATTCTTATGAAATGCCATTTGGGATTTTTGTGGGTATGAATAGTCATGGGAAGACTGTACTTTTTGGTTGTGCACTCTTACGAAATGAAACAATATCTGCATTTCGTTGGTTAATGAAG ACTTTTATATCTTTGATGAAGAAGCCACCAAAGACTATACTAACGGATCAAGATCCATGGATGAAAGAAGCAATTTCAAAAGACTTGCCATCAACAAAACATAGTTTTTGCATATGGCACATCACTTTTAAGTTTAGTAGTTGGTTTAATGCTATACTTCGGGACAAATATTCAAAATGGTGTTCTGATTTTTACGAGTTGTATAAATTGGAGACATGTGAAGAATTTGAGCATCAATGGCCAAAAGTTGTTGCTAAGTATAACTTGCAGTCAAATAAACATGtgaaaggattgtatgaaatcAGGAATTACTGGGCACTCGCTTATCTTCGTGACCATTTCTTTGGTGGGATGACAACTACCGGAAGATCAGAGAGTATTAATGCATTTATTAAAAGATTTATAAATTCTCACACAAGTTTAAGTGACTTTACAAAGCAG gtTGATGTAGCGATTGATGATATTAAGCAAAAAGAAGACCatgacataatgttagaaaaGTGCAAAAGAATTAACTTGAAGCTTATGTCACCCTTGCAAGAGCAAGCTCATGGTGTTCTTACAAGATTTGCTTTTCAGAAGTTTCAAGAGGAGTTTGAAAGGTCCACCCAATATTCAATTCATCATGAAAATGGTAATGAATTTGTGTTGCGGTATTATAAAGATGCTAATAGTAGAAAACACATGGTCTTTTGGGATGGTAAAATAGCTACATGTAGTTGCAAGTATTTTGAGTTTTGGGGTATATTATGTCGTCACATTCTCAGTATTTTTCTTCATAAAGATTGTCATGAAATCCCTTCTAACTACTTGCCGTCACGATGGCGGCTTCAAACATCACATGACGATGATGAAGTAGATCCCCAACAAGTCAATGTTGTCTTTGAGGAACAAGTCGATGTTGTTCACTGTCCTCCACCTTCCAAAACAAAAGGTCGTCCCAAACGAAGACGTCTTAAAGGTGGAAAAGAGCTATCACATAACATGAATACTTGTGGATTGTGCAAAGATGTAGGACATAATATTGTTACATGTCCTCTAAAAGAAAATACTCAATTTTCTGGTCAcacaaacaagaagaaaaaaatttgtaaagatGCAAATTTAAATCCAATTCTTCTTCCAAAAGTTTAG